The DNA sequence gttcagacttTTTATTTCCtgagcgccgccatatagctggaatatgtctgggtgcggcgtaaaactaaacccactcacataGTTTATCAATTTAAACGTGCCTTCGAAAGGTTTTCTAATTTAACaagaaatacataaatattttcttttaatattGGAAAAATATGGATTGAAATGACAATGAAAGTATGCAAACCTCTTTTCCATGACTGTGTCGGTGCTCTGAATATCAGACATGAAGGAATAACTACGGTAATATGCAACAAATCGTCCATGCTTAATTACCTTTGAATATTATAAAGATAATCTTGATAAAAATGATACACATGTGTTAGCCTTTGTGGTCTTTTTCAAGATATACCAAATTTCAGGTGAATTGTTATTGCATAAACATGGATTGActgatttacatttttttaaaagtagaCTACCATCAGTGTAGTTGTAccattgtaccgatgtggggaatcgaacccgggccttcggcgtgacgagcgaacgctttaaccaccaaacTACTCCACTGACTCTCGAGCAGAGTGAAACCTTATTGGATCAATCTGGCTGCCTCTTGGTTGGTCATCATCTCGAATGCTTGTGGGTGTTATGTCTCCAAGACCTGCATCCGTTCTGCATCCTTCGCTAAAACGGATACGCGATGAATACATATTACTCTATCTTTCAAATCGGTGATAAAGGCAGCCTCTTTCGCGGGTCTACAGCGCTACACCTTGTCACCAGCGCAGCTGTAAAACCAGGCTGCGTTAaaggaaactcactcactaaccattTTAGGCTGTTGCCAAAACGCTCATTGCCAATCGCAAGTATTTAAATCAAACACCGACATGTCGAAGTCGAAGGGGCCAACGTAGAACTTCGGGTTATCCGAAATTCGACACAGTGCAAGATGATGAATTCAGACGGAATACGTAGGGGGCAACACAGTGGTGTTTGCCGGTAATTGAGGTATTAGTGGGATGTTTAATGTTATATGGATTTTATGCGAGAAGATATATATCAACGctacaatgaaacagttaagTGGTGTTGTGTCATCAGAGTTGAAGATGAGCATGAAATATTCCTAATACTTGAAGTAAATTGATTATTTGTATGTTGCAGATGGCAAAGACTGTTTCGCTCCCGATGGCTAGGCATGATAACAGGTTACGCGAAATTTTACTTTTGGGCAGCAATTGTGGTCCTTGTCTTTGTGTTTGGAGGTAGGATATTCACTAAAAaggtaaatatgtaaatacatttaAGACTAAAGAACCGACTGTTCTTTCAATAACTATTGCATTGATTTATATGGTTTGTTGAATAGCCGCAATGTCCAGTGATAGATATTATAAGATAAGGGCACAATCCAGGTTTGGGTACATTGGCACAggatcaaccaagtcatcaaacaAGTCAATCCGATCCACTATGTAAGGCTGAAGTTTGACGTCATTCAGACATTGGATCCTGCCTTCGACCCGACCGGTCTTTGTTCCAATCCTGTGGTTCACCTCTCGCGAATAGACTTACGTCGCTGCACAGGAACTGTATGCCAACCTTACATAGGAACAGGCAGATTACCCCTTGAACCCAGCATGAACCCTTGTCAAGACGGGCAAAACAAGACCCGATATTTCTGACTACGCCCATTTCATTCCTCATATATTCACAAGCAAACCACCAACCATCCATCACAAACGATTGTACCATCTTTAACAAAGTTGCAGTTCAAAAAGTTTGAATGCTTTTCTCTGTCCTCAGATTCTTTCCGCAATCACCGGAAGTACAGTGACTCTGTGAGGGGTCAGGAGCTTAAGATGTCCATTGAGACCCGGATGATGGCGCAGGCGAAGATGTTTCGAGCACAACGAAATCTCTACATATCTGGATTTGTTCTTCTCCTGGCATTGTAAGTACTCAACATGTTTACATCATATCTGTTATTGTAAAAGATCTCCTGAAACAGGAGCAAGTTTGGAATTTTTCATAGTAAATAGTCTAAGTGCTAATACACAGCTTCTGAAGCGGCGGTTTTAGGCCACAGACGCACGCTTTTTATTGGCGCTGATCGCTCTGCAGAGATTTAGGCCTGGAGATTTTGAAACATGTAGACCGACACGGGGTAATATCTTTACACGCCCGCATGTCTTGCCAGATGCACGCGCTTACGGCGTTAAAAAGCTTCCACAAAATTATGTACTAGACGGGATTGATCTATGTTGTTTCCATCTATGTAGAAATTACACAGCACTATCACTGAATTTCAACAACACTATGATTCAGTTACAACAGtggtttacaatacattactctACCATATACCAGTAAACTGCCTGATTTATCCATATTGCCACATATAAAACTCGAAATGCAAATCTGTTGCGGACAATGGACGTTGGTTGTTTTTTAacgctgcactctgcaatattccagctgtatggcactggatacgatgacatgtgtcaactaagtcaacgagcttgaccacccgatcccgttattcaccTCTTAAGACaggcatgggctactgaagaacaattctaacctgtatcttcaCAGTTCTGTGATGGACTTGCTTCCCATGTGATCCAATCGAATAGAAACGTAACCATGTGGATGAAGATGCTTTAGGTTGTATGCTTGCTACCATGGAAACTTCACATTCTACATGTAATCAGTGCCTGTTGTGTTCCCAGTGTGATCGGACGCCTAGTAGTTCTACTTTCTGACAAGGCCGACCTGATGAACAGGCTAGAGAGTAGCCAAAGTACCGCGATGGCGCCCACCAAAGCCCAGCAACAAGAAACACGGCAATCAGAGCCGACAACAGCGAGAAGACgcaacacaaacacagtggAGGGtttgtttgaacatattttatttagtATTGAAGGGGACTGGAGACACGTTTTTCAATTTATTAAAGCCCTTTTCCGACAATTTACATGGAAATATGCACGTAAAGGACAATGAACAGAGGCAAGACATATTACACGGTAACTGAAATTCTCTCTAAGTGCAATGAATTTATGGACTTGACTAACATATATTCATTTATAGTATGTGGCTGACAAAGGCTGCCGTACAGAATGGTCTTAATATCTAAACTAACTTTTAGGATTTCAAAGCCTTGTATCGAACTGGCAACTGGCGTGCTTTggacattttgaaaagaaatgattGGCATCTTCCACAGACGCACCACAAAGGCATTTAAAGAACTACATGAATGTCTTAACTTAGCATGTAGAGTATTAATCTTCCTTTTACCAGAAATATTAAAGAATACTACCTTTTTTTGCAGATAGTCTAAATTAAATTGATGGTAATGAATTGGTAAATCTTATTGTGGGCGAGAGACTATTCCATAAATAAGCACAGTCATATTCTACTGAGAAATAGTTTCAATAAAGAGTAAGTTATTAAAGATACTCTGAAGCTTGCATGATAACAATTTGTAAAATGTACGTTTAACTTTTAACGGTAACCGACCAGTTTCACTGTACAAGCTAGCTCTTGAATTTTGGCAGTCCGGTTACAATTTCAGCTTCTTCAAGCTGATCTAATTCATCTTAATCACAAATATCTGCGGGACAATTATCCCAGACCTCAAAAACATATTCTAAGATAGATCCAGCATAAATTTCATACATGCTTGAATGAATGTTTCTAGTTATGACGTACTTTAAACTATTTTGGAGGCCTTTTCTATTTCAGCACTTACACAGTGAGACCACTTTGTATTGTCTGATATGATAGCACCaagatgtttatgttgatgtaCATGCTCCAAATGTTCATTATCATTTCCATTTCCATGCACAATTTTTTGTCTTTTTAGTGTTAAATGTAACTCACCATCTTTCTGTTCAGTTATTCATTTGGACGAAATCATAGATGAGAGTAGCTTCTATCGATTTTACATCTttttccacaacactgaatgatGTGTCATCAGCAAACATTCTTGTGATaagtttgtttttcaattttcaGATAAATGAGTGATATATAAAAGGAACAAAAATGGACCAAGGACATATCCTTGAAGAACCACCTGCAGTAACATTAAGTTCTTTTTATAATGTTCCATTAACAGTGACGTCTGTCAGATAGATAGTTATTAATAAAAAAAGTACGTTTCCACGAACAAAATAATGTTCTCATTTGTCTAAATAACCTTATTGTCAAACCCAGttaaaatcttttaaaataccatagaGTATATGCGCGCGATTATCTGGGACTGGGCATATACTATGATAAATTGCTATGAGTTGAGATGTGGTAGAGCATGACTGGAATTTACTTAAAATGCCATGTTCATGGAAATAGTTGTGCTCATGCTTCAACGTTGTTGTTTCAAGAATTTCCCCAAGGATAGAAAATAAACTAAGATCTCTGCAAATGGTTGGAAGGGAATAATCTCCTTTTATGAAAATAGCAGTAACATTACCCGTTTTCCACATAGTCGGAAATACACAGTCACTAAGtctatatactggacaaaataagttagggatattggtattttgtatgattttgtatgactgatattttattagtggttcaatgaataaatacatctttGATCGCTTCTATCAATGTAGTAGTTTTAAAAAGCTTATGTAAATTCCTATGGCATGCATATAAATTaagagaaaatacatgtacaactttAGATAATAGATAGATATCACATAGACAGTATATGACTAccataatatatataacatacattgtatatagAGCTGTATACTCTGCATTGTATATGGGCCTGAGGCCTTCGTACTAGAAATAaacacttgacttgacttgacaaGTGAGATGTAAActgtattcataatttcaaaatttactaaTATCCCttactatttttgtccagtatatgataCAACAAATAAGTTAGTCATACATGTACAAATTCGTTTTAACACTCTCACGTTAATACCATCAGGTCCACTAGATATGTTTGCTTGTAAGGTCATAATCATATCAAATACTTCTTTGTAGCTACAGTGACATATGTTTTACTGTTAACACAAAACCATCGAACTTTGATAATGCATTTGTTCACTCATCAATTTAAACATGAgaacaaatgaaatatatcagtacatctgaacatcgaagtcgtgccgatgattacgaacattatgaacgtgcgccatgaagaagtttatgagccataatttttcttgctacgaagtgcaattgacaaatttaaacacattttacaaaaaaatgatgttatatctggcgcacgttcgtaatcatcggcacgacttcgatgttcagatgtaaacaaactacaggggcatgacttgtgacgctctcctagagtgactatcttttcctaaaaacataagctattgccccgacaacacatcatacctaaacgcattcaacacgggtggtcaaagatggataagtataaaaatgtaatagtagaaactaaaaacaaatctcaccgagacgggtgctttttccaacgacgccatgttttgctgcgtgagtttccgctcgcgaccgaaaaatctccgaagatggccgatcgtgtttccagtattaccgacattgcttccgatagggccgatgtatttctgttattaccgctaaattaccgatatcgctgcaattgtttcgcgagtgggctgcgtttgtttacatttgagatgcaattccttcaaatttgctgtaattccttcaattacttaggggggcctgtctGTGTGACTGTCAGGGTAAACTTCTACAGCACttggattgtttgttgtttaacgccacaccagGCAAataataatcgagtttggaccagacaatccagtgatttcagcataagcatcgaccttcgaaaatgggatacgatgacatactagtatgtcaactaagtcagcgagcctgaccacccgcatcctcgatatctccagggtatacgttccgataagtctccactataccctgtacgcatctacggctctgccagataaatttattacctccctttgctggctccgccttctcacattagccaatcagctaggccgccgttataaccgagcttgccagtgtcaacaaaggtagcggtcgcaactgcgaaggtttgcccacagtgcgtcccagattttagggaaatcatacaaacaaattgacaggtccgaaactttaaaacaacatatgcacgaacgccttctacctcttccagagtacctctgcatggtttctgttgccacgtataatcggttagataattcaaaaaacgaaagtgagttttgattggttcgctcaacttcccagcgtagacacctgactggatgaaaagacagtcaaaggaggtaataaatttatctggcagagccgtagatgcgtccagggtatagtggagacttatcggagcgtataccctggagatatcgaggatggaccaCCCGTTAGTTGATTGTAACAAGTCTGGGTTGGGGAAGACCAATCCAAACCCAGATATTCGAGGGTTTATAGTGCATTATACAGTAGCTGTAATGCCATTTCATATCTCTAACAAACAGTGCTATAATATCATGTAACAACTGTCTGTATTATGATGTGGTGTTTGGAGGACATTCACGGTAACTACAGTGTGGGATAAAGTCGCGTTATGTTGCCATTATTCTTCGACTGAGAAGGAATTCGAGAAAGAATTTCCATTCTCAttaaatgtgacattttatAGACGTCTTTCAAATGTACATGGGATATTGCGTAGCCTTTGTGACATTAtgttcatgtatatttattagAAATCAGGGACATGAAtctatttgtatttgtaattgTGCCAGTCTTACTTGTCACTCTAGCATTATACAGAAATGTAAACTAACGTTTTATAAAAAAGTATACATCTGGTGCTTTGAGTTTATCTTTTTataacaaaagcaacaacagcaacaacaacaacaacaacaacaacagcaacaacaacaataacaaaaacaactgtAAATAGTTTGAACAGTGTTTTAGTGTTTTATTGTGACTAACACATCACTCATTTTATGTACGTGCGGCCCAAACACCGCAGGTATTATTTGATGTCGAGCGCGGAGACtctttggatgggtgaccgtttTAGGCAGCTTGACTCCCGAGAGTTTCAAGGGATTCAGTCCTGTCACACAGCgaaacacatgtgatacatgtgttctcgccttaggcaagtgaatttgttcaaaagtgcttctgttcacccagcagaagaATGGGTACCAGGCGGGATAAGTCTAACAGGTAGCTTGGGTTATCAGGGATAATATTGTGTTGTGCTATTGATTGTTAGCGCTATAAGCGCTAGTGTGGAGTTTGGTGCTATATAAATGGGCacattattgttattgttatgcgTCGCGCTCAACGTTCACGATTCAGTCAATATTGGTGGGTTAATGACTTGTCCCGAAATGGACGATAGGCCTGGATGCCGACAGCACGCGGTCCTCTCATCACTGTGACCCTGCTATCCAACGCTGATGAAGgtgaggaccagacaatccagtgactaaaaACATGGGCATAGATCTGCGATGACGTGTGCCATCCAAGTCTTGACCTGTCGATCTCGTTAGGCGCCATTTGCTACAAGCTGTCACAGTGCCGACCACGCGCTACTTGCTCGACCTAGTCGACCTCGCAAAGTACCTGACCTATCTCGACCTGGCGGTATCTCGACCTGAGTCGACCTCATAACGACTACGCAAGGACTGAAGTTCGATTTCATTCGACTTATCTCGATTCAATTTGGGCAAGTAGCATTGACCTATACTCGACCCATTCGACCTGTACATCGACCACATTTCTACCAAAAGTGACCTGCCCGACCTCTACTCGATCTGAGCTCGACTAGTGCTTGACGTAAATTTTTTTGCCGAGTATTCCTTGGTTTCCAAACCGTATAAATTACAGGGGTAACTGTCACCAGGCACCCATTCAATCTGAAGACTGCAAAGTAGTCACATCACTATCATGAACTTGACGTAAACCTGATGGGCCCTGAGAACCGGTCCAAACTGCAAGTCTCCTATTTAAATTGGTGCATGAACTGGAGAATGCCGGCCCTCCTCAATAGTCACAAGGACAACGCAGATTTGTGGTCAGAGACTGGCTGGCTGGATGAACCCTCTTTGGCCAGTGCGAGCACCTATTGGCTGAGCTCAACAGAGAGGATTCCAAATGTTACCGTAATTTCCAAAGGGTGGATGCTGACACATGATATCTCCAGCAATAACCAAGAAGGCAAACCAATTTCATGTGAGTAGAAAACCTATAATGCTTGTACATTTTAATTTAAAAAGAGGTCATGAAATCAGGACTGAATCGGTGTGACTGGTGGTAAGCATAAACGCATCACGTAGCCTCTCAAAAACGGGTCCTAGTTCTACCACTACAAGAACTTCTTCTTTATCGACTTGCTGGCACATGTGGGTCAACGTGGGGTCGAGGGCTCAGCATCAGATCCTCAACATCCACCCATGGATGAAGAAGTCCTTTCAAGTTCC is a window from the Haliotis asinina isolate JCU_RB_2024 chromosome 9, JCU_Hal_asi_v2, whole genome shotgun sequence genome containing:
- the LOC137296785 gene encoding B-cell receptor-associated protein 31-like isoform X2 — translated: MTLQWTLIAGCLYVEIGVTVMLLIPLISPRLWQRLFRSRWLGMITGYAKFYFWAAIVVLVFVFGDSFRNHRKYSDSVRGQELKMSIETRMMAQAKMFRAQRNLYISGFVLLLAFVIGRLVVLLSDKADLMNRLESSQSTAMAPTKAQQQETRQSEPTTARRRNTNTVEDK
- the LOC137296785 gene encoding B-cell receptor-associated protein 31-like isoform X1, whose amino-acid sequence is MTLQWTLIAGCLYVEIGVTVMLLIPLISPRLWQRLFRSRWLGMITGYAKFYFWAAIVVLVFVFGDSFRNHRKYSDSVRGQELKMSIETRMMAQAKMFRAQRNLYISGFVLLLAFACCVPSVIGRLVVLLSDKADLMNRLESSQSTAMAPTKAQQQETRQSEPTTARRRNTNTVEDK